A genomic region of Gemmata massiliana contains the following coding sequences:
- a CDS encoding amino acid kinase family protein, which yields MIVVKVGGSLFDSPALGPALRTFIESLKPADVLLVPGGGPVADAVRELDRTHGLGEEASHWLALQALSVTKAFLERVVGREPNPLTPFPKKEGGTEPNTQTTTPQAPVLSPSPFRGEVGEGFEAPPLPEGKGEKERSSCVIPISETSYVSSPFPSGRGGRGGGCVRIGVLDCFAFALEDEGRPGALPHSWSVTTDSIAVRAALVFRAERLILLKSVDVPPGTSWEVATANGWVDTHFPQIAQTLTCPIEIVNFRSRLGAGGRS from the coding sequence ATGATCGTCGTGAAGGTCGGCGGGAGCCTCTTCGATTCCCCGGCCCTCGGGCCCGCGCTCCGCACGTTCATTGAGTCGCTTAAACCTGCCGACGTACTCCTCGTTCCCGGCGGCGGCCCCGTCGCGGACGCTGTGCGCGAACTCGATCGCACGCACGGTCTGGGCGAAGAAGCCTCACACTGGCTGGCGCTGCAAGCGCTGAGCGTAACGAAGGCGTTTCTGGAGCGCGTGGTGGGGAGAGAACCTAACCCCCTAACCCCCTTCCCTAAAAAGGAAGGGGGAACAGAACCAAATACACAAACTACCACACCGCAAGCGCCGGTTTTAAGCCCCTCTCCGTTTAGGGGGGAGGTTGGGGAGGGGTTCGAGGCCCCCCCCCTCCCTGAAGGGAAGGGGGAGAAAGAGCGGTCGTCGTGCGTGATACCAATCTCTGAGACTTCGTATGTCAGCTCCCCCTTCCCTTCAGGGAGGGGGGGCAGGGGGGGAGGTTGTGTCCGAATCGGTGTGCTCGATTGCTTCGCCTTCGCGCTCGAAGATGAGGGACGTCCTGGTGCGCTCCCTCATTCGTGGAGTGTCACCACGGATTCGATCGCGGTGCGCGCGGCACTCGTTTTCCGCGCCGAACGGCTCATTCTCCTCAAATCGGTCGATGTTCCCCCCGGCACGTCGTGGGAAGTTGCAACCGCAAATGGCTGGGTTGATACGCACTTTCCCCAAATCGCCCAAACACTTACGTGCCCCATCGAAATCGTGAACTTCCGCTCCCGACTCGGAGCGGGCGGCAGGTCGTGA
- the queG gene encoding tRNA epoxyqueuosine(34) reductase QueG, which translates to MSYPSPQRAEARASLSERLKEQARALGFELVGIAPATDADGFARFNSWLDRGFAGEMSYLPKFRTERQNPNSILEGVRSVLMVGMEYGRGERQPNPLTPFPKKEGGTEPPVVLSPSPLRGGVGEGLQAQPPPPPPLPKGKGEQVLGASGRTASVNERVVFSPFPSGRGDGGGGSPLARVASYAAGPDYHRYIWDRLNTLAAWLEAEAPGSRTEAVADTAPLLERDFARRAGLGWVGKNTMLINTRRGSFFFLGAVLTDLELEPDSPSTSSHCGTCTACLDACPTRAFAEPFVLDATKCISYLTIELRSDIPVELRGSVGNWLYGCDVCQDVCPWNRNAGSRTPAFPHEPDLAWIDPAELLDLDADAFRVRFKKTSFWRNRRAGLLRNAAIVLGNIGDERSLPALEKALTDPEDVIRNAAQWAIDQIRYRTSSVKSGLPSAPSD; encoded by the coding sequence GTGAGCTACCCGAGTCCCCAGCGCGCCGAGGCGCGCGCGTCCCTTTCAGAACGCCTCAAAGAGCAAGCCCGCGCCCTGGGGTTCGAGCTGGTGGGCATCGCCCCAGCCACGGACGCGGACGGCTTCGCACGCTTCAACTCCTGGCTCGACCGCGGGTTCGCGGGCGAAATGTCGTACCTCCCTAAGTTCCGCACCGAGCGCCAGAACCCGAACAGCATTCTGGAAGGCGTGCGCAGCGTGCTGATGGTCGGAATGGAGTACGGGAGAGGGGAAAGGCAACCTAACCCCCTAACCCCCTTCCCTAAAAAGGAAGGGGGGACCGAACCACCGGTGGTTTTAAGCCCTTCTCCGCTTAGGGGAGGGGTTGGGGAGGGGTTACAGGCACAGCCTCCCCCCCCGCCGCCCCTCCCTAAAGGGAAGGGGGAGCAGGTATTGGGTGCCTCTGGGCGAACCGCGAGTGTTAACGAGCGGGTGGTTTTCTCCCCCTTCCCTTCAGGGAGGGGGGACGGGGGGGGAGGTTCCCCCCTCGCCCGCGTCGCGTCGTATGCTGCTGGTCCGGACTACCACCGCTACATCTGGGACCGACTCAACACACTCGCGGCGTGGCTGGAAGCCGAAGCACCCGGCAGCCGAACAGAAGCCGTCGCCGACACCGCGCCGCTCCTCGAACGCGACTTCGCCCGGCGCGCGGGCTTGGGGTGGGTCGGCAAGAACACAATGCTCATCAACACGCGACGCGGGAGCTTCTTCTTCCTCGGCGCAGTGCTCACGGACCTCGAACTCGAACCCGATTCGCCCTCAACATCTTCTCACTGTGGTACGTGTACGGCCTGCCTCGACGCCTGCCCGACGCGGGCATTTGCCGAGCCGTTCGTGCTCGACGCAACCAAGTGTATCAGTTACCTGACCATCGAGTTACGTTCGGATATCCCCGTCGAACTCCGAGGATCCGTCGGGAATTGGCTTTACGGCTGTGACGTGTGTCAGGACGTGTGCCCGTGGAACCGCAACGCCGGGAGCCGCACGCCGGCGTTCCCGCACGAGCCGGACCTAGCGTGGATCGACCCGGCCGAACTGCTGGACCTCGATGCGGATGCGTTCCGCGTGCGCTTTAAGAAGACATCTTTCTGGCGGAACCGACGCGCCGGTCTACTGCGCAACGCGGCAATCGTATTGGGGAACATCGGCGACGAACGATCGTTACCGGCATTGGAAAAGGCACTGACTGATCCCGAGGACGTGATTCGCAACGCGGCGCAGTGGGCCATCGATCAGATTCGTTACCGCACTTCGAGCGTGAAGTCGGGATTGCCGTCCGCCCCTTCAGACTGA
- a CDS encoding hsp70 family protein — protein MGRYLVGIDLGTTNIAVAFVDTASKAAGGPRLHTFHVPQVVAAGQVQEHDLLPSFLYIPGPHDLAPGAIDLPWKKNPPDTAGLFARNHGSKVPGRQVSSAKSWLCHPGVDRTAPLLPWAGPPDVPRLSPLEVSAKYLKHIVEAWNHAPNRKDADKLEEQTVVVTVPASFDDVARNLTAEAAKQAGLKHVTLLEEPQAAFYAWLGTHSPQEAGMLRPGMRCLVVDVGGGTSDFSLIRAGEEKGELTFIRDAVGDHLLLGGDNMDLALAKAVEQKLPGGRLDAAQFGSLVQACRGAKEALLSAPPPPSYPVTVMGKGRSVVGGTVSVNITPADVAAALFDGFFPLTAFDSAPAQGARTGLQEMGLPYVSDAAVSKHLAAFIRQHVPAGESVDAILFNGGVFQPEVLRERVIDVMRPWFDQSDKKWDPLVLTSPSLDLAVAWGAAYFAWLKHSGGRRIGGGIPRSYYVAVETDTPGRGVHAHSVPVLCVVPRRMQEGEEVHMPAPVLELALGEPVLFPLYTSTVRGDDKPGQVLRLQEESLMRLPPLHTILRGGKRAGAKRVPVTLAAKCTEIGTLELYCESKEGNRWRLEFNVRDVLREPTKDDVEDTQGAVIDVFPEEKVQAAGSLIAQVFGDPGTAGVPPASEASEAGGTPAVPGVTTSDLPKLLEAALESPRADWPTGLCRRVWEFLESHAAGRARSPGHLSRWYNLTGYTLRPGFGDPVDRYRVEALWKMITAAASGQTQTSGPKKMVVPEGGADYWIMWRRVSGGLNAALQQALFSRLKPTLLPVKGKAFSRPPANEYAEMWRAAASLERLDAKTRETLGAAALRDCKKSPVPTYAFWALTRFGARVQFYGPLNSVVHPEIVEQWIDELLPFTPANDSEKNGWLFCLSQLARQSGLRAVDISDSTRNRVLGVLRAHPCPAAWKRMVEEVVAAEGEEASRLFGESLPIGLRLSGG, from the coding sequence ATGGGACGCTACCTCGTCGGAATCGACCTCGGCACCACGAACATCGCGGTGGCCTTCGTGGACACGGCCAGCAAAGCGGCCGGCGGTCCGCGGCTGCACACGTTCCACGTCCCGCAAGTCGTCGCGGCCGGTCAGGTCCAGGAACACGACCTGCTGCCGTCGTTCCTCTACATCCCGGGGCCGCACGACCTCGCGCCCGGGGCAATCGACCTCCCCTGGAAGAAGAACCCGCCCGACACCGCGGGCCTGTTCGCGCGGAACCACGGCTCGAAGGTGCCCGGGCGCCAGGTTTCGAGCGCGAAGTCGTGGTTGTGTCACCCCGGCGTCGATCGCACCGCGCCGCTGTTGCCGTGGGCCGGCCCGCCGGACGTTCCGCGCCTGTCGCCGCTCGAAGTGTCGGCCAAATACCTCAAACACATCGTCGAGGCGTGGAACCATGCGCCGAACCGCAAGGACGCGGACAAGCTCGAAGAACAAACGGTAGTGGTCACGGTACCCGCGTCGTTCGATGATGTGGCGCGGAACCTGACGGCTGAAGCCGCGAAGCAGGCGGGCCTGAAGCACGTCACGCTGCTCGAAGAACCACAGGCCGCGTTCTACGCCTGGCTCGGAACGCACTCGCCCCAAGAGGCCGGGATGCTGCGGCCCGGGATGCGGTGTCTGGTCGTGGACGTGGGCGGCGGTACGTCCGACTTCAGCCTGATCCGGGCCGGCGAGGAGAAGGGCGAACTCACGTTCATCCGCGACGCGGTCGGCGACCACCTGCTGCTCGGCGGCGACAACATGGACCTCGCGCTCGCGAAGGCCGTCGAGCAGAAGCTCCCCGGCGGTCGGCTCGACGCGGCGCAGTTCGGGTCGCTCGTGCAGGCGTGCCGCGGGGCGAAGGAAGCGCTACTTTCGGCCCCTCCGCCCCCCTCGTACCCCGTCACGGTGATGGGCAAGGGGCGCTCCGTTGTGGGCGGTACGGTATCGGTGAACATCACGCCAGCGGACGTAGCCGCGGCGCTCTTCGACGGGTTCTTCCCGCTCACGGCGTTCGATTCGGCGCCGGCCCAGGGCGCCCGCACCGGGCTCCAGGAGATGGGGCTTCCTTACGTTTCGGACGCGGCCGTCAGTAAGCACCTCGCGGCGTTCATCCGCCAGCACGTCCCCGCGGGCGAAAGCGTCGACGCGATCCTCTTTAACGGCGGGGTGTTCCAGCCGGAAGTGCTGCGCGAGCGAGTCATCGACGTGATGCGACCGTGGTTCGATCAGTCGGACAAGAAGTGGGATCCGCTGGTCCTCACGAGTCCGTCGCTCGACCTCGCGGTGGCTTGGGGCGCGGCGTACTTCGCGTGGCTGAAGCACTCTGGCGGTCGGCGCATCGGTGGAGGGATTCCGCGCTCGTACTACGTCGCGGTGGAAACGGATACTCCGGGTCGCGGGGTTCACGCGCACAGTGTTCCGGTGCTCTGCGTCGTTCCGCGCAGGATGCAGGAGGGCGAAGAGGTTCACATGCCGGCACCGGTGCTGGAACTCGCGCTCGGCGAGCCGGTGCTGTTCCCGCTCTACACCTCGACCGTGCGTGGGGATGACAAGCCCGGGCAAGTGCTGCGATTGCAAGAAGAATCACTGATGCGATTGCCGCCCCTTCACACCATCTTGCGCGGCGGGAAGCGGGCGGGCGCGAAGCGCGTGCCGGTGACGCTCGCGGCCAAGTGTACCGAGATCGGCACGCTCGAACTCTACTGCGAATCGAAAGAGGGCAACCGCTGGCGCCTGGAGTTCAACGTCCGTGACGTGCTCCGCGAACCGACCAAGGACGATGTTGAAGACACACAGGGAGCGGTGATCGACGTCTTCCCGGAAGAGAAAGTGCAGGCGGCGGGATCATTGATAGCACAGGTATTTGGCGATCCTGGGACCGCGGGCGTCCCGCCCGCTTCAGAGGCATCAGAGGCAGGCGGGACGCCCGCGGTCCCAGGGGTCACGACCTCCGATCTGCCCAAACTGCTCGAAGCCGCGCTGGAGTCGCCGCGCGCCGACTGGCCCACGGGTTTGTGCCGCCGGGTGTGGGAGTTCCTCGAATCGCACGCGGCCGGACGTGCGCGGTCGCCGGGGCACCTGTCGCGGTGGTACAACCTCACCGGGTACACGCTGCGGCCCGGGTTCGGCGACCCGGTGGACCGCTACCGCGTTGAAGCACTGTGGAAAATGATTACCGCCGCGGCGAGCGGTCAAACGCAGACGAGCGGCCCGAAGAAGATGGTCGTTCCCGAGGGCGGCGCGGACTACTGGATCATGTGGCGCCGGGTGAGCGGTGGGTTGAACGCCGCGCTCCAGCAAGCACTGTTTTCCCGACTGAAGCCCACGCTGCTCCCGGTAAAGGGGAAGGCGTTCTCGCGCCCGCCGGCGAATGAATACGCCGAGATGTGGCGCGCCGCGGCGAGCCTCGAGCGCCTCGACGCGAAGACCCGCGAAACGCTCGGCGCCGCAGCGCTCCGCGACTGCAAGAAGTCGCCCGTGCCGACGTATGCGTTCTGGGCGCTCACGCGGTTCGGCGCCCGGGTGCAGTTCTACGGCCCGCTGAACTCGGTCGTTCACCCCGAGATCGTGGAGCAGTGGATCGACGAACTCCTGCCGTTCACGCCGGCCAACGACAGCGAGAAGAACGGCTGGCTCTTTTGCTTGTCGCAGCTCGCTCGTCAGAGTGGGTTGCGCGCGGTAGACATCAGCGATTCGACGCGGAACCGCGTTCTGGGTGTGCTCCGGGCGCATCCGTGCCCCGCGGCGTGGAAACGCATGGTGGAAGAGGTCGTCGCGGCCGAGGGTGAAGAAGCGTCGCGTTTGTTCGGCGAGAGCCTCCCGATTGGGTTACGATTATCGGGCGGGTAA
- a CDS encoding GspE/PulE family protein gives MQLIQTLTARGLLNDADRTRAADTIKSNPDIPPHQILIDKGFVREEAILPVLAEEFGLELIDLSHAKIASDVLSAMPQKLVHRKNLMPVARNNGTLVVATADPFDAYALDELQTLTGLHVMPVLAPLREITRLIKQNFGVGGDTVAALAEEAKNEDVELLEALETDDSEMAKAAQEASVVKLVNQILVEAANERASDIHIETEEHGIRIRYRIDGLLQNQNLPPEINRFALAIVSRLKIMARLNIAEKRLPQDGRIKMKVQGREIDVRVSIIPMIHGEGIVMRLLDKGRMSFNLKNCGMLPDIYGTFKQVIDRPHGIVLVTGPTGSGKSTTLYSALNEIKDEVTKIITVEDPVEYNQDGISQIQTHAKIGLTFGHALRSILRHDPDVILVGEIRDKETAEMAIQASLTGHMVFSTLHTNDAPSAFTRMIDMGVEPFLVSSTVEGVMAQRLVRTICPDCKAEYVPDPDAVPLDFPGRKGSVKPAPDVAIQQGVVEMMGAGAANDGKLWKGMGCRACRQGGYRGRTGIHELLINNEVMKDLVVQRVNSGVVRLEALKAGMITLRQDGWRKVLNGTTTIDEVTRTTAGDIN, from the coding sequence ATGCAACTGATCCAAACGCTCACCGCCCGCGGGCTCCTCAACGACGCCGACCGCACCCGCGCGGCCGACACGATCAAGTCCAACCCGGACATTCCCCCGCACCAGATCCTGATCGACAAAGGGTTCGTTCGCGAGGAGGCGATCCTGCCGGTGCTGGCGGAAGAGTTCGGTCTGGAACTCATTGACCTGTCGCACGCGAAGATCGCCTCGGACGTGCTCTCCGCGATGCCGCAGAAGCTCGTCCACCGCAAGAACTTGATGCCGGTCGCCCGGAACAACGGCACCCTCGTCGTCGCCACCGCGGACCCGTTCGACGCCTACGCGCTCGACGAACTGCAAACGCTCACCGGCCTCCACGTGATGCCGGTGTTGGCCCCGCTGCGCGAAATTACCCGGCTCATCAAGCAGAACTTCGGCGTCGGCGGCGACACGGTCGCGGCGCTCGCGGAAGAGGCCAAGAACGAGGACGTCGAACTCCTCGAGGCCCTGGAAACCGACGACAGCGAGATGGCGAAGGCGGCGCAGGAAGCGTCCGTCGTCAAGCTCGTGAACCAGATCCTCGTCGAAGCGGCCAACGAGCGCGCGTCCGACATTCACATCGAAACCGAAGAGCACGGCATCCGCATCCGGTACCGGATCGACGGGCTGCTCCAGAACCAGAACCTGCCCCCGGAGATCAACCGGTTCGCGCTCGCGATCGTCAGCCGCCTCAAGATCATGGCCCGGCTCAACATCGCCGAGAAGCGGCTCCCGCAGGACGGCCGCATCAAGATGAAGGTGCAGGGGCGCGAGATCGACGTCCGCGTGTCGATCATCCCGATGATCCACGGCGAGGGGATCGTCATGCGGTTGCTCGACAAGGGCCGCATGTCGTTCAACCTCAAGAACTGCGGGATGCTGCCGGACATCTACGGCACGTTCAAGCAGGTCATCGACCGGCCCCACGGGATCGTCCTCGTTACCGGTCCGACCGGGTCGGGCAAGTCCACCACGCTGTACTCGGCCCTCAACGAGATCAAGGACGAGGTCACCAAGATCATCACGGTGGAAGACCCGGTCGAGTACAACCAGGACGGGATCTCGCAGATCCAGACGCACGCGAAGATCGGCCTCACGTTCGGCCACGCCCTGCGGTCCATCCTGCGGCACGACCCGGACGTGATCCTCGTCGGCGAAATCCGCGACAAGGAAACGGCGGAAATGGCGATCCAGGCGTCGCTCACCGGGCACATGGTGTTCAGCACCCTGCACACCAACGACGCCCCCAGCGCGTTCACCCGCATGATCGATATGGGCGTCGAGCCGTTCCTCGTGTCGAGCACGGTCGAGGGCGTCATGGCCCAGCGCCTCGTGCGCACGATCTGCCCGGACTGCAAGGCCGAATACGTCCCCGACCCGGACGCCGTGCCGCTCGACTTCCCCGGGCGCAAGGGGTCCGTGAAGCCGGCCCCGGACGTCGCGATCCAACAGGGCGTGGTGGAGATGATGGGCGCCGGCGCCGCGAACGACGGCAAGTTGTGGAAGGGGATGGGGTGCCGGGCCTGTCGCCAGGGCGGGTACCGCGGGCGCACCGGGATTCACGAGCTGCTCATCAACAATGAGGTAATGAAGGATCTGGTCGTCCAGCGCGTGAACTCGGGCGTGGTCCGACTGGAGGCGCTCAAGGCCGGTATGATTACGCTCCGTCAGGACGGCTGGCGCAAGGTGCTCAACGGTACCACTACCATTGATGAAGTGACTCGTACAACCGCCGGCGACATTAATTAG
- a CDS encoding hydantoinase/oxoprolinase family protein, whose product MATSILGLDIGGANLKAATANGRAVSVPFPLWKQPDRLPTALVELVSQFPGTDELAVTMTGELCDCFETKRDGVHAIIAAVRRASGGHPVRVWSTDGVFLNSEEAKQNHMKVAAANWHALATFAGRFAPDYGGLLLDIGSTTTDIIPLNHGVPSTYGTTDWDRLQTRELVYAGVRRTPVCAVWTDRVCAELFATTQDVYTILGQLPEEPENRDTADNRPLTVEYSLARLARMLGGDREALNDDQIIHFATRIHSRLKQQLVESTRAVYYDTQSPPELRTVIVSGAGEFLARLVAATAFPETAAQTISLNDKLGPTVSACAPAYAVAVLATEHRS is encoded by the coding sequence ATGGCAACCTCAATCTTAGGACTCGACATCGGCGGGGCGAACCTGAAGGCCGCAACTGCGAACGGGCGCGCGGTGTCGGTGCCGTTCCCATTATGGAAGCAACCGGACCGGTTGCCGACTGCTCTCGTCGAACTTGTATCCCAGTTCCCGGGTACGGATGAACTGGCTGTAACGATGACCGGCGAGTTGTGCGACTGTTTCGAGACGAAGCGCGACGGCGTCCACGCGATCATCGCGGCCGTGCGGCGCGCGAGCGGTGGGCACCCGGTCCGCGTGTGGAGCACAGACGGCGTGTTCCTGAACTCGGAAGAGGCGAAACAGAACCACATGAAGGTCGCCGCGGCGAACTGGCACGCCCTCGCGACCTTCGCGGGTCGGTTCGCGCCGGATTACGGCGGGCTACTGCTCGACATCGGCTCCACCACGACCGACATCATTCCTCTCAATCACGGCGTACCGTCCACTTACGGAACGACCGATTGGGACCGACTCCAGACACGAGAGCTGGTTTACGCCGGGGTGCGCCGGACACCCGTGTGTGCGGTCTGGACCGATCGTGTATGCGCGGAACTGTTCGCAACGACACAGGACGTTTACACGATTCTCGGGCAACTGCCAGAAGAACCCGAGAACCGCGACACAGCCGACAACCGGCCTCTTACAGTCGAATACTCGCTGGCCCGGCTCGCGCGCATGTTGGGCGGGGACCGAGAAGCCCTGAACGACGACCAGATCATCCATTTCGCGACCCGGATTCATTCCCGACTAAAGCAGCAATTAGTGGAATCCACGCGCGCAGTCTATTACGACACCCAATCGCCGCCCGAACTCCGAACCGTGATCGTTTCCGGCGCCGGTGAATTCCTCGCGCGTTTGGTGGCCGCGACCGCGTTCCCCGAAACCGCGGCCCAAACCATCTCCCTGAACGACAAACTCGGCCCGACCGTCTCGGCGTGCGCGCCGGCGTATGCGGTCGCGGTGCTGGCGACGGAGCACCGGTCATGA
- a CDS encoding ATP-binding protein: protein MRFIIANEFYQQMIAMPDHTPDCYVRPGEFLHHMYIDGVKYAVAPAVIDCLAEAEAKNDQEAIAHLRLHKLHFEALLADAERTGTLTEDVTLLGDAPPTDEEAIPMTGNAYIPRVPSRWEDLGLDLPFIFDLAMRTIYNRGQITGGELANSMAVPFPIVNPVFQAMRKQSLIDIVAQRGNSGDASFVYAIKPPKGEDALRDALDKTSYVGPAPVPFTDYVESVMAQTIKRLVVTRRSIQRAFEDLIITDESFNEIGPAINSAQSIFFFGYPGNGKTSVAERITRLMGDAIYVPHAVEANGQIIKVFDPIQHTVIQDDDHHDVTETVLKRGVQFDQRFIKVKRPTIVVGGELTMPMLDLKYNTVGKYYEAPLQMKANGGIFMIDDFGRQQVRAMDLLNRWIVPLEKKYDYLNTITGTKVEVPFDQLLIFSTNLDPHQLADEAFLRRIKFKIEIRDPDEAQYRKIWELVCRSKRVEFDSRGVDYLVQKWYRPSGRPFRMCQPRDILDQMMSIAKYNMERVNFSPDLIDAACATYFISSQKKDFGAKVRME from the coding sequence ATGCGGTTCATTATTGCGAACGAGTTCTACCAGCAGATGATCGCCATGCCGGACCACACCCCGGACTGTTACGTCCGGCCCGGCGAGTTTCTGCACCACATGTACATCGACGGCGTGAAGTACGCGGTCGCCCCCGCCGTTATTGACTGCCTCGCCGAAGCCGAGGCCAAAAACGACCAGGAAGCCATCGCGCATCTGCGGCTCCACAAGCTGCACTTCGAGGCGCTGCTCGCGGACGCCGAACGCACCGGTACTCTGACCGAAGACGTTACTCTGCTTGGAGATGCGCCGCCGACAGACGAAGAGGCGATCCCGATGACCGGGAACGCTTACATCCCGCGCGTTCCGAGCCGGTGGGAAGACCTCGGACTCGACTTGCCGTTCATTTTCGACCTGGCAATGCGCACGATCTACAACCGTGGGCAGATCACGGGCGGCGAACTCGCCAACTCGATGGCCGTTCCGTTCCCGATCGTGAACCCCGTGTTCCAGGCGATGCGGAAGCAGTCGCTCATCGACATCGTGGCCCAGCGCGGCAACAGCGGCGACGCGAGCTTCGTTTACGCGATCAAGCCACCCAAGGGCGAAGACGCGCTCCGCGACGCCCTCGACAAGACCAGCTACGTCGGTCCGGCCCCGGTGCCGTTCACGGACTACGTCGAATCGGTGATGGCTCAAACTATCAAGCGCCTCGTGGTGACGCGCCGGAGCATCCAGCGGGCGTTTGAAGACCTCATCATTACGGACGAGTCGTTCAACGAGATCGGCCCCGCGATCAACTCCGCGCAATCGATCTTCTTCTTCGGCTACCCGGGCAACGGGAAAACGAGCGTCGCGGAGCGCATCACCCGGCTCATGGGCGACGCCATCTACGTCCCGCACGCGGTCGAAGCCAACGGCCAGATCATCAAGGTGTTCGACCCGATCCAGCACACCGTGATCCAGGACGACGACCACCACGACGTGACCGAAACCGTGCTCAAGCGCGGGGTGCAGTTCGACCAGCGGTTCATCAAGGTGAAGCGCCCGACGATCGTGGTCGGCGGCGAACTCACGATGCCGATGCTCGACCTGAAGTACAACACCGTGGGCAAGTACTACGAAGCGCCGCTCCAGATGAAGGCCAACGGCGGTATCTTCATGATCGACGACTTCGGGCGCCAGCAGGTGCGGGCGATGGACCTGCTCAACCGGTGGATCGTGCCGCTGGAAAAGAAGTACGATTACCTGAACACCATCACCGGCACGAAGGTCGAGGTACCGTTCGACCAGTTGCTCATCTTCAGCACGAACCTGGACCCGCACCAGCTCGCGGACGAAGCGTTCTTGCGCCGGATCAAGTTCAAGATCGAGATCCGCGACCCGGACGAGGCCCAGTACCGCAAGATCTGGGAACTGGTGTGCCGGAGCAAGCGCGTCGAGTTCGACTCGCGCGGCGTGGACTACTTGGTTCAGAAGTGGTACCGCCCGAGCGGGCGGCCGTTCCGGATGTGCCAGCCGCGCGACATCCTCGACCAGATGATGTCGATCGCGAAGTACAACATGGAGCGCGTGAACTTCAGCCCGGACCTCATCGACGCCGCCTGCGCCACCTACTTCATTAGTTCCCAGAAGAAGGATTTCGGCGCCAAGGTGCGCATGGAATAA
- a CDS encoding Uma2 family endonuclease, with translation MEVALAIGGRKVVVPAWVTEFESFRRWSHSAEFPEEGRVCFINEKVWMDLSMEEFSSHNVVRTELGRVLANLMKETKFGRFVSEGMRFGHLGTQLSTEPDGMIVSHEALRDGRVELVGGDTGTQTELVGSPEIAIEIVSESSEVKDTEWTMTAYFDADVQEYWIVDARDEDDIRFDIYKRGKKEFVAVRKASGWTKSAVLGKSFRLTQSEGADGNPDFTLEVR, from the coding sequence ATGGAAGTAGCACTCGCAATCGGGGGACGGAAAGTGGTCGTCCCCGCGTGGGTGACCGAGTTTGAGTCTTTTCGGCGCTGGTCGCATTCGGCCGAATTTCCCGAAGAGGGGCGGGTCTGCTTCATCAACGAAAAGGTGTGGATGGACCTGAGTATGGAGGAATTCTCAAGCCACAACGTCGTCCGCACGGAACTCGGTCGTGTGCTGGCCAATCTGATGAAAGAAACGAAATTCGGCCGGTTCGTGTCGGAAGGGATGCGATTCGGGCACCTGGGCACGCAGTTGTCCACCGAACCGGACGGGATGATCGTCTCGCACGAGGCGCTGCGCGACGGGCGCGTGGAACTGGTCGGCGGGGACACGGGTACGCAGACTGAACTGGTTGGCTCGCCAGAAATCGCCATTGAGATTGTTAGTGAGAGTTCGGAAGTCAAAGACACGGAATGGACGATGACCGCATACTTTGACGCGGACGTGCAGGAGTATTGGATCGTTGACGCGCGCGACGAAGACGATATCCGGTTCGATATTTACAAGCGCGGGAAGAAGGAGTTCGTGGCGGTGCGCAAGGCCAGCGGGTGGACGAAATCGGCCGTATTGGGCAAATCGTTTCGGCTCACTCAGTCTGAAGGGGCGGACGGCAATCCCGACTTCACGCTCGAAGTGCGGTAA